In the genome of Chrysoperla carnea chromosome 5, inChrCarn1.1, whole genome shotgun sequence, the window AAGAATGTAAAGCATTTAtagaacaatataaaaaatcggAATGTTTATGGAATACACgaataccaaattttagaaatcaaGAAGAACGTGCCGAagcttataaaaaactatccaTAATGTTTAATATGACAGTGGATCAAGTGAAAAAACGTATCTGTAACTTTCGTTCAAGATAttcgttagaaaaaattaaaatacaagaaTCAATTTTACAAGGACATTCAAAAGTTTATACACCAAGAATATCatggtttaaatatttaacatttttagatGATGTTTTAATACAACGTACAAAATTGAATGAGAGTAAGGTAAGTTTATTATTACGCATGcggttttgtttattttttttatacccatatcgGCCACCATTTTGTTTCCTGTAGTTAAAAGGAAATTGTTTGGTTGCTAAAAACTGAgataaagtttcattttttaatcagttcAAAACATGTTAAAGCTTTAGTTAGATCTGATTTTCACGAATCAcgttatttcattttgaattgtAAGTATATCTATAaccttaatttttgtatacaaatattttactcCCAGTGAGCGAAAATTACAATTGATAACGAAAAATGATCACAATGCATTTTGGTAAATTTGTGTACATTTAACACAATTCAAGAAGTTTgaacaaatataaaactttttcagttatttttgtatcaaaaaattacaCTTATTCAAAAATGGGTTCCTGTAGTGCAGTAAATTGTTCTAATAGATCCGAGAAAGgttataaaatgcataaattCCCAGCCAATCCTAAACAGAGAGATATTTGGGTGCGTAATATGAAACGTGATAATTGGACACCAACTTATGCGTCGTGTCTTTGCGAGGTAAAGTATACTTCATTAGGGCTTTTAAAAAAGGGATCATTCCAAAAATGATTAGTGTATATATAATTCCTGTAGGTACATTTTGAAAGCTCCCAGTTTGAAAACCATCGAGCAGACGGGAAACGGAAATTGAGATATAATGCTGTTCCTACTATTTtcggtaaattaaatttaccgCCATTGACCAAGATTGTATCCCAAAACTCTATTAAAAAGGTTTGTCTTCTTTTTTGCAAAATACAAACTTCGACGTGTTTTGAAttgattaaaacttttgaaacctAATATTCGAATTTAAGTACGAATTTGAAATCAGTGGGAacttcaaaactaaaaaaatgatttttttagataaaagttgaaaaatttcacCAAAATACTGATTCTGAGAGTGaagataaatattcaaattcgaGACCACGAAAACTACCTCGTCtagaaattgatgaaaattcaaCCACACATGAAGAAGAGAATTATAGTGATACGTTTATCGCCGACAATGACGATGAACTATTAaccaaagataatttaaaaaagaaagtttacgATGTAGTCGAAACAATTATACAAGTATGTCAAAATAACACCGATAATACTAGTGATGATGAATTCGATATATTCGGGAAGAGTGTAGCTgcacaattaaaatcattaccGTTGGATAAAGCCTTAAAATTACAAATGCAATTACAAGAacaaattagtttatttaaaattagagtTCTACAGCAAGAAGCAACACAAAATAGTTAAATACTTGAAGGAAGAATGGATTTGAAACTTTGTGATTTATTTAAGGTTGTACGACTACTGTAGAGAGATATTACAGTGGTCGTAAACTTATGATTTCTCCTACAAAAGCGTAAATTCAAATACACGTTTTCCGAACGTCCGCATAAGCAGTTTATTGCTAAAATATACGTTAAGAAAGGACGTCAGTCATGATGCTCGTGTGTCCGAAACCTGTCGCGAATCTCCTGAGTATATATAgaagagtattttttttataaagaaatttcgtgaacattaaattattttacaatcgtttataataaattgtttaagaaacaaatttaaaaattttttttttcgctttgTCACCCgctaactttatttttattgtttttattacagTTTTCGTCACACGAAGAATAACATGtttctatttcgaaaatttttt includes:
- the LOC123299581 gene encoding THAP domain-containing protein 5 isoform X1, with product MGSCSAVNCSNRSEKGYKMHKFPANPKQRDIWVRNMKRDNWTPTYASCLCEVHFESSQFENHRADGKRKLRYNAVPTIFGKLNLPPLTKIVSQNSIKKIKVEKFHQNTDSESEDKYSNSRPRKLPRLEIDENSTTHEEENYSDTFIADNDDELLTKDNLKKKVYDVVETIIQVCQNNTDNTSDDEFDIFGKSVAAQLKSLPLDKALKLQMQLQEQISLFKIRVLQQEATQNS
- the LOC123299581 gene encoding THAP domain-containing protein 5 isoform X2, with translation MGSCSAVNCSNRSEKGYKMHKFPANPKQRDIWVRNMKRDNWTPTYASCLCEIKVEKFHQNTDSESEDKYSNSRPRKLPRLEIDENSTTHEEENYSDTFIADNDDELLTKDNLKKKVYDVVETIIQVCQNNTDNTSDDEFDIFGKSVAAQLKSLPLDKALKLQMQLQEQISLFKIRVLQQEATQNS